In one window of Denticeps clupeoides chromosome 2, fDenClu1.1, whole genome shotgun sequence DNA:
- the eef1a1l3 gene encoding elongation factor 1-alpha-like: protein MGKERTHVNLVVIGHVDSGKSTTTGHLVYKCGGIDPRTIEKYEKAASQMGKSSFKYAWVLDKLKAERERGITIDISLLKFNTQQYSITIIDAPGHRDFIKNMITGTSQADVALLVVSAAKGEFESGVSRNGQTREHALLAYTLGVKQVIVCVNKMDLTEPPYSQKRYDEVVKNVTVYIKKIGYDPTAVPFVPVSGWTGENMIAPSQKMSWFKGWKLKRKEGSASGKTLLEVLDSIHPPIRTVNKPLRLPLQDVYKIGGVGTVPVGKIETGVLKPGMLLTFSPAKLTAEVKSIEMHHQGLQTALPGHNVGFNIKNVSVKNLRRGDVAGNAQQDPPSDVSSFVAQVIVLNHPGKIKAGYSPVLDCHTTHVTCRFAELWEKLDRRSGKKLEDHPQVLVSGDAAVVRLVPNKPMCVESFFSYPPLGRFAARDLKQTVAVGVIKSVEKADQSSKKTALKGHVSK from the exons ATGGGAAAAGAGCGAACCCACGTCAACCTCGTCGTGATTGGACACGTGGACAGCGGCAAGTCCACCACCACGGGACACCTCGTTTACAAGTGCGGCGGGATCGACCCGCGGACCATCGAGAAATACGAGAAAGCTGCGTCCCAG atGGGCAAGAGCTCTTTCAAATATGCTTGGGTGCTGGACAAATTAAAGGCTGAAAGGGAGCGTGGGATTACCATCGACATTTCGCTGCTGAAGTTCAACACCCAACAATACTCGATCACCATAATCGATGCGCCCGGGCACCGGGACTTCATTAAGAACATGATCACCGGAACCTCGCAG GCCGACGTCGCCCTGCTGGTGGTCTCTGCTGCCAAGGGCGAGTTTGAGTCTGGGGTTTCCCGAAATGGCCAGACCAGGGAACATGCCCTCCTGGCCTACACGCTCGGTGTGAAGCAGGTCATCGTGTGCGTCAACAAGATGGACCTGACTGAGCCGCCTTACAGTCAGAAGCGCTACGACGAAGTGGTGAAGAATGTGACCGTGTACATCAAGAAGATTGGTTACGACCCCACTGCGGTTCCCTTCGTTCCGGTGTCAGGATGGACTGGGGAGAACATGATTGCGCCGTCACAAAAG ATGTCCTGGTTCAAAGGCTGGAAGCTGAAGAGGAAAGAGGGCAGTGCAAGTGGCAAAACCCTGCTGGAGGTCCTGGATTCAATCCATCCCCCCATCCGCACCGTGAACAAACCTCTGCGCCTGCCGCTTCAAGATGTCTACAAGATTGGCG GAGTAGGCACTGTGCCGGTGGGCAAAATTGAGACTGGGGTTCTCAAGCCGGGGATGCTGCTGACGTTCTCGCCTGCCAAGCTGACCGCCGAGGTCAAGTCCATTGAGATGCACCACCAGGGGCTGCAGACTGCGTTGCCGGGCCACAACGTTGGCTTCAACATAAAGAACGTGTCCGTGAAGAACCTTCGACGTGGCGACGTGGCCGGCAACGCGCAGCAGGATCCGCCGTCTGACGTCAGCAGTTTCGTTGCCCAG GTCATCGTTCTGAACCATCCTGGAAAGATCAAGGCAGGCTATTCGCCGGTGCTGGACTGCCACACCACGCACGTGACCTGTCGCTTTGCGGAGCTCTGGGAGAAGCTGGACCGCCGCTCCGGCAAGAAGCTGGAGGACCACCCGCAGGTCCTGGTGTCCGGGGATGCCGCTGTGGTCCGGCTGGTTCCCAACAAGCCCATGTGTGTGGAAAGCTTCTTCAGCTACCCTCCTCTAG GTCGATTTGCTGCAAGAGACCTTAAGCAGACTGTGGCAGTGGGTGTGATAAAGTCTGTAGAAAAGGCTGATCAAAGCTCCAAGAAAACTGCACTGAAAGGCCACgtttcaaaatga